The proteins below are encoded in one region of Paralysiella testudinis:
- the greB gene encoding transcription elongation factor GreB, with product MSTLGTGAVPVNYITPSGHQALQDELYQLVHKARPEVVQVVNWAAGNGDRSENGDYIYGKRRLREIDRRIRFLTKRLEAAQVVDPQAREATDQVFFSATVDLVRGNGQAQTVCIVGTDEIDTARNKISWVSPLARCLMKAREGDEVVLHGPDGAEYIDIVAVRYVRID from the coding sequence ATGAGCACGCTTGGCACCGGCGCAGTGCCGGTTAATTACATTACCCCGAGTGGCCACCAAGCGCTGCAAGACGAGTTATACCAGCTGGTGCATAAAGCGCGGCCGGAGGTGGTGCAGGTGGTGAATTGGGCGGCAGGCAATGGCGACCGCAGCGAAAATGGCGACTATATCTACGGCAAACGCCGTTTGCGCGAAATCGACCGCCGCATCCGTTTTTTGACCAAGCGGCTGGAAGCGGCGCAAGTGGTGGACCCGCAAGCGCGTGAAGCCACCGATCAGGTGTTTTTCAGCGCCACGGTAGATTTGGTGCGCGGCAACGGGCAGGCGCAAACGGTGTGTATTGTGGGCACCGATGAAATCGACACCGCCCGCAATAAAATCTCGTGGGTGTCGCCGCTGGCACGCTGCTTGATGAAAGCACGCGAGGGCGACGAGGTGGTATTGCACGGCCCCGATGGCGCCGAATACATTGATATTGTGGCGGTGCGTTATGTGCGCATTGATTAG
- a CDS encoding nucleobase:cation symporter-2 family protein: MGMQVGKPQTAADLVYRLEDKPPFFSALLSAMTHLLAIFVPMVTPALIVGSALQLPLEMTAYLVSMAMVASGVGTYLQVNRFGPIGSGMLSIQSVNFSFVTVMIALGSGMKAGGLDENAMISTLLGVSFVGAFLVMGAAWVLPYLQKVITPTVSGVVVLMIGLSLIHVGITDFGGGFAAKDNGTFGSWQNLGLAGMVLMIVLLFNCLRNPFWRMGGIAIGLIAGYIVALMLGMVDFSPLHNLPLLTIPVPFKYGFAFDWHAFLLAATIYLLSVFEAVGDLTATAMVSDRPIEGEEYRSRLRGGVMADGLVSVIATALGSLPLTTFAQNNGVIQMTGVASRHIGKYIAAILVILGLFPMVGRFFTTIPSPVLGGAMVLMFGLIAIAGIRIIMSAGIRRREAIICATSVGLGLGVAFEPAVFAQLPILFQNPICMGGLAAVALNLILPQDAQEQAVYLSGDLDH, from the coding sequence ATGGGTATGCAAGTAGGCAAGCCGCAAACCGCCGCGGATTTGGTGTATCGGCTGGAAGACAAGCCGCCTTTTTTCAGCGCTTTGCTCAGCGCGATGACGCATTTGTTGGCGATTTTTGTGCCGATGGTCACCCCGGCATTGATTGTGGGCAGTGCGTTGCAATTGCCGCTGGAAATGACGGCGTATTTGGTGTCGATGGCGATGGTGGCCTCGGGCGTGGGTACCTATTTGCAGGTAAATCGCTTCGGGCCTATCGGCTCGGGCATGTTGTCGATTCAATCGGTGAATTTTTCTTTTGTTACGGTGATGATTGCACTGGGCAGCGGCATGAAGGCGGGCGGCTTGGACGAAAACGCCATGATTTCCACCTTGCTGGGTGTTTCGTTTGTGGGGGCGTTTTTGGTGATGGGCGCGGCGTGGGTGTTGCCCTATCTGCAAAAGGTGATTACCCCCACCGTGAGCGGGGTGGTGGTGTTGATGATCGGCTTAAGCCTGATTCATGTGGGCATCACCGATTTTGGCGGCGGCTTTGCGGCGAAAGACAATGGCACGTTTGGCTCGTGGCAGAATCTGGGTTTGGCCGGCATGGTGCTGATGATTGTGTTGCTGTTTAACTGCCTGCGCAATCCGTTTTGGCGCATGGGCGGCATTGCCATCGGCCTGATTGCGGGCTATATCGTGGCCTTGATGCTGGGTATGGTGGACTTTAGCCCGCTGCATAATTTGCCGCTGCTCACCATTCCGGTGCCGTTTAAATATGGCTTTGCCTTTGATTGGCACGCGTTTTTACTGGCGGCCACCATTTATCTGCTCAGCGTGTTTGAAGCGGTGGGCGACTTAACCGCCACTGCGATGGTGTCCGACCGCCCCATCGAAGGCGAAGAATACCGTAGCCGCCTGCGCGGCGGCGTGATGGCCGACGGGCTGGTGTCGGTGATTGCCACTGCGCTCGGTTCGCTGCCGCTCACCACTTTTGCGCAAAACAACGGCGTGATTCAGATGACCGGCGTGGCCTCGCGCCATATCGGCAAATACATTGCCGCCATTTTGGTGATATTGGGGCTGTTTCCGATGGTGGGGCGCTTCTTTACCACCATTCCCAGCCCGGTGTTGGGCGGGGCGATGGTGTTGATGTTCGGCCTGATTGCCATCGCCGGTATCCGCATCATCATGAGTGCGGGCATCCGCCGCCGCGAAGCGATTATTTGCGCCACTTCTGTGGGCTTGGGGCTGGGCGTGGCGTTTGAGCCGGCGGTGTTTGCGCAACTGCCGATTTTGTTTCAAAACCCCATTTGCATGGGCGGCTTGGCCGCGGTGGCGCTGAATTTGATTTTGCCGCAAGATGCGCAAGAGCAAGCGGTGTATTTGAGCGGGGATTTGGATCATTAA
- the dapA gene encoding 4-hydroxy-tetrahydrodipicolinate synthase: MLTGSLVAIVTPMHEDGRVDFEQFKQLIDWHIDAGTDGIVAVGTTGESATLGVEEHIAVVKTAVEHAAGRIKIIAGAGANNTREAVHLSQEAERAGADMTLSVVPYYNKPSQEGIYRHFKTIAEAAAIPMILYNVPGRTVADMANDTILRLAAIDNIIGVKEASGNLGRACDLIKHAPAGFAIYSGDDPSALGFLLCGGHGIISVSANVAPKLFADMCHHALAGEIAAARACNDKLQKLHSDLFCEPSPAPTKWALAQLGKIRPISRLPIIELSPAGQAKVRAAMQDAELI, from the coding sequence ATGCTTACAGGCAGCCTAGTGGCCATTGTTACCCCCATGCACGAAGATGGCCGTGTGGATTTTGAGCAATTCAAACAACTGATAGACTGGCACATCGATGCTGGTACCGACGGCATTGTGGCCGTAGGCACCACCGGTGAATCGGCCACGCTGGGCGTGGAAGAGCACATTGCGGTGGTCAAAACCGCCGTTGAGCACGCCGCCGGGCGCATCAAAATCATTGCCGGCGCCGGTGCCAACAACACCCGCGAAGCGGTGCATTTGTCACAAGAGGCCGAGCGTGCCGGTGCCGACATGACCTTATCCGTCGTGCCCTACTACAATAAACCCTCGCAAGAAGGCATCTACCGCCACTTCAAAACCATTGCCGAAGCGGCGGCCATCCCAATGATTTTGTATAACGTGCCCGGGCGCACCGTGGCCGACATGGCCAACGACACCATTTTGCGCCTGGCCGCCATCGACAACATCATCGGCGTCAAAGAAGCCAGCGGCAACTTAGGTCGCGCTTGCGATTTGATCAAACACGCCCCGGCGGGTTTTGCCATTTATTCCGGCGACGACCCTTCCGCGCTGGGCTTTTTGCTCTGCGGCGGCCACGGCATCATCAGTGTGTCGGCCAATGTAGCGCCCAAGCTGTTTGCCGACATGTGCCATCACGCCTTGGCCGGTGAGATTGCCGCTGCGCGCGCCTGCAACGACAAATTGCAAAAACTGCACAGCGACCTCTTTTGCGAGCCCAGCCCCGCCCCCACCAAATGGGCGCTGGCTCAGCTGGGTAAAATCCGCCCGATATCGCGCTTGCCGATTATCGAACTTTCTCCTGCTGGCCAAGCCAAAGTACGCGCAGCCATGCAAGACGCAGAACTGATTTAA
- the bamC gene encoding outer membrane protein assembly factor BamC, producing the protein MNFVKPAVLATLAISLAACSSNKDKLPELDYQSNNKNIVRLDVPPDLTNPNQGDRYQLPTGTGSVRASDLNRAQSAGQTGSNTRVLAKVDNVHIERDGSVRWLNIGNKQPAEVWPLLKAFWQEQGFVIAREEPAIGLMETDWAENRAKLPADGIRSLFEKVGLGGLYSTGERDKFTIRLERNNQGGTDVFIVHRGLTEVFTNKQEDTTMWQPRPNDPNLEAAFLGRFMQYLGADEKTVQQELTQKQARGSELAKLEGNSLLVSGTQERNWRRIAMALDRIGLAVVAENPQRHAFLVEVAPAEGAAVSAQKPSFFSRMFGGKKEDTQPQAQPRLVVAAEPGNNGTVVRLLNQDGSPYSGRDAQQWLSRLYTELR; encoded by the coding sequence ATGAATTTCGTTAAGCCCGCTGTTTTGGCCACCCTGGCCATCAGCTTGGCGGCCTGCTCTAGCAATAAAGACAAGCTGCCTGAACTGGACTATCAGTCCAACAACAAAAACATCGTGCGTCTGGATGTCCCCCCGGATCTGACCAACCCCAATCAGGGCGACCGCTACCAGCTACCGACCGGCACCGGCTCCGTGCGTGCCAGCGACCTGAACCGAGCCCAGTCTGCTGGCCAAACCGGCAGCAACACCCGCGTGCTGGCCAAAGTAGACAATGTACATATTGAGCGCGACGGCTCCGTGCGCTGGCTCAATATCGGCAACAAACAGCCAGCCGAAGTATGGCCGCTGCTCAAAGCCTTCTGGCAAGAACAAGGCTTTGTGATTGCACGCGAAGAACCTGCCATCGGCCTGATGGAAACCGATTGGGCGGAAAACCGCGCCAAATTGCCTGCCGACGGCATCCGCAGCCTGTTTGAAAAAGTGGGCTTGGGCGGCCTCTACTCCACTGGCGAGCGCGACAAGTTCACCATCCGCCTAGAGCGCAATAATCAGGGTGGCACCGATGTATTTATCGTTCACCGCGGCTTAACAGAGGTGTTTACCAACAAACAGGAAGACACCACCATGTGGCAGCCGCGCCCGAACGACCCCAATCTGGAAGCTGCTTTTCTAGGGCGCTTTATGCAATACTTGGGCGCCGATGAAAAAACCGTACAGCAAGAGCTAACGCAGAAACAGGCACGCGGCAGCGAGTTGGCCAAACTGGAAGGCAACAGCCTGCTGGTCAGCGGCACACAAGAGCGCAACTGGCGCCGCATTGCCATGGCATTGGATCGCATCGGCTTGGCCGTGGTAGCGGAAAATCCACAACGCCACGCTTTCTTGGTTGAAGTGGCACCAGCCGAAGGCGCTGCCGTTAGCGCCCAAAAACCCAGTTTCTTCAGCCGCATGTTCGGCGGTAAAAAAGAAGATACCCAACCGCAAGCCCAACCACGCTTAGTGGTGGCGGCCGAGCCTGGCAACAACGGCACTGTGGTGCGCTTGCTCAACCAAGACGGCAGCCCCTACAGTGGCCGCGATGCACAACAGTGGCTAAGCCGTCTGTACACCGAGCTGCGCTAA
- a CDS encoding winged helix-turn-helix domain-containing protein yields MPKLTPKNHQLTEHDFLKLAKTESHPRARTRLFILHQLQQGQTPEEIAPRFGLHPLTIHILRRKYWEFGIEQAIYDKQRPGRNSKLKPQDHQAFKQRIIEEQEKREGGRLTAEDIHTIAAQEFNAHYKHSSCLYPLLHRIGMSWITARSRHPQADPQAQDAFKKLYRPGKSGIT; encoded by the coding sequence ATGCCTAAACTGACCCCAAAAAACCACCAGCTCACCGAGCATGATTTTCTCAAACTCGCCAAAACAGAATCCCACCCACGGGCACGGACACGGTTGTTTATATTGCACCAACTGCAACAAGGTCAAACACCCGAAGAAATCGCCCCACGGTTTGGACTCCATCCGCTAACCATACACATATTACGGCGCAAATATTGGGAATTCGGTATTGAACAGGCCATTTACGACAAACAGCGACCCGGCCGCAACAGCAAACTAAAGCCGCAAGACCATCAAGCCTTCAAACAACGCATCATCGAAGAACAAGAAAAACGCGAAGGCGGCAGGCTCACCGCCGAAGACATCCATACTATTGCTGCCCAAGAATTCAATGCACACTACAAACACAGCAGCTGCCTATATCCTTTGTTGCACCGTATCGGCATGAGTTGGATCACCGCCCGCAGCCGCCATCCGCAGGCAGACCCACAAGCGCAAGACGCTTTTAAAAAACTTTACCGACCGGGTAAAAGCGGTATTACCTGA
- a CDS encoding transposase produces the protein MWFQDESRIGQQGSLTRVWHEKGKRPRIIRQQQFEYAYIFGAVCLRTGTTAALVMPSVNKEAMLLHLRQISKETPEGRHAVVVMDGAGWHQDVSELKNISIFV, from the coding sequence ATTTGGTTTCAAGACGAAAGCCGCATCGGACAACAAGGCAGCCTCACCCGTGTATGGCACGAAAAGGGAAAAAGACCACGCATTATCCGCCAACAGCAGTTTGAATACGCCTATATCTTTGGTGCAGTGTGCTTGAGAACCGGAACAACAGCGGCTTTGGTGATGCCTAGTGTGAACAAAGAGGCGATGCTGCTGCATTTACGGCAAATATCGAAAGAAACCCCCGAAGGCCGGCATGCTGTGGTGGTGATGGACGGTGCGGGTTGGCATCAGGATGTCAGCGAACTGAAAAACATATCCATATTTGTTTAG
- a CDS encoding IS481 family transposase — translation MASILHGNAKTTPRIRKEIQESEESIAALAKKYNINFKTVLYWKHADSVEDKKSGPKTRPSVLTESEQQAICTVRRHLRLSLDELYIIFKPNIPKLSRSNLHRCLQHHGLSRLPKNESDGQKGKKTFKQYPVGFVHIDITEVRCETGKLYLFVAIDRKTKYVYAELHPRMTQKTAVSFLRNLQQDCVFKITHILTDNGAQFTYNLLSQAQRPDKEHPFDELCRHLGIEHRTTKFRHPWTNGQVEITNKMLKEVTVKRFHYEHPDELKRHLMVFLLYYNHQRPLRSLKYKTPWQALEDCYNLEPELFRENPFQKIMGLNTY, via the coding sequence ATGGCAAGCATATTGCATGGTAACGCCAAGACTACGCCTAGAATCAGAAAAGAAATACAAGAGTCTGAAGAGAGCATCGCAGCGTTAGCTAAAAAATACAATATTAATTTCAAAACCGTTCTCTACTGGAAACACGCAGATTCGGTCGAAGATAAAAAGTCCGGCCCCAAAACCCGCCCCAGCGTGTTGACCGAATCGGAGCAGCAGGCAATCTGTACCGTCCGGCGACATCTGCGGCTGTCATTGGACGAGCTGTATATCATCTTCAAGCCCAATATTCCAAAGCTGAGCCGCTCCAATCTGCACCGGTGCTTGCAACATCACGGATTGTCGCGCTTACCCAAGAATGAATCCGATGGCCAAAAAGGTAAAAAAACATTCAAACAATATCCGGTTGGCTTTGTCCATATCGACATCACCGAGGTGCGTTGTGAAACCGGCAAGCTGTACCTGTTTGTCGCCATCGACCGCAAAACCAAATATGTTTATGCAGAACTTCATCCGCGTATGACGCAGAAAACCGCCGTTTCTTTTCTGCGCAACCTACAACAAGATTGTGTGTTTAAAATCACCCATATCCTAACGGACAACGGTGCGCAGTTTACCTACAACTTGCTGAGCCAAGCACAACGGCCTGATAAGGAGCATCCGTTTGACGAGCTTTGCCGGCATTTGGGCATTGAGCACCGTACCACGAAATTCCGTCATCCATGGACGAACGGGCAGGTGGAGATTACCAACAAGATGCTGAAAGAGGTAACGGTCAAACGCTTCCACTATGAGCATCCTGACGAACTTAAACGGCACTTGATGGTATTTTTGCTGTATTACAACCATCAACGCCCCTTACGGTCGTTGAAGTACAAAACGCCTTGGCAGGCTTTGGAAGATTGCTATAATCTAGAGCCTGAATTGTTTCGTGAAAATCCATTCCAGAAGATTATGGGTCTTAACACATATTGA
- a CDS encoding transposase gives MKLPPYSPELNPIERIWRQLKQTSLSNRCYKGYGQIVEAGCAAWNALVAEKDKLCSLVACEWALL, from the coding sequence TTGAAACTGCCGCCGTATTCACCGGAATTAAACCCTATAGAACGGATATGGCGGCAGCTGAAGCAAACCTCTTTATCCAACCGTTGCTATAAGGGCTATGGGCAGATTGTAGAGGCCGGCTGTGCTGCGTGGAATGCGTTGGTTGCAGAAAAAGACAAGCTCTGTTCGCTGGTGGCTTGTGAATGGGCTTTATTATAG
- a CDS encoding IS5 family transposase — translation MPRTLLKDEHWTKLLPILRDLGIYSKPNLRRILEGILHRIRTGIPWRDLPEYFGKYHTVYTAYNRWSEKGIFTAILKQLSQESDLEWVAIDGSYIRAHQHCAAASALSAQEDHAIGMSRGGRTSKIHLAVDAAGNPIEVIVTAGNIHDVTVAPELLDNINLAETELVNADKGYDSDRLREQIEQSGAKANIPYKSNREEKNKDMDWYLYKIRHLVENAFCRLKHFRAIASRYDKLKRNFHSTVLLGCIVMWLPL, via the coding sequence ATGCCCCGTACACTACTCAAAGATGAACATTGGACGAAGCTGTTACCTATTCTGCGTGATTTGGGTATTTATAGCAAACCCAATTTGCGCAGAATTCTTGAAGGCATACTTCACAGAATAAGAACCGGCATACCGTGGCGGGATTTGCCCGAGTATTTCGGCAAGTATCATACTGTTTATACCGCTTATAACCGTTGGTCAGAAAAAGGCATTTTTACTGCAATCTTGAAACAGCTCAGCCAAGAGAGTGACTTGGAGTGGGTAGCCATAGACGGCAGTTATATCCGTGCTCACCAACACTGCGCCGCAGCCTCAGCGCTCAGTGCGCAAGAGGATCACGCAATCGGTATGAGCCGAGGCGGCAGAACCAGCAAGATTCATCTGGCTGTAGATGCTGCAGGCAATCCGATTGAGGTTATCGTTACTGCGGGCAATATCCATGATGTCACCGTTGCACCGGAGCTGCTTGACAACATCAACCTTGCCGAAACTGAGTTGGTTAATGCGGACAAAGGTTACGATTCAGACCGGCTCAGGGAGCAAATAGAGCAAAGCGGTGCGAAAGCCAATATTCCCTATAAAAGCAATAGGGAAGAGAAAAATAAAGACATGGACTGGTATTTATATAAAATCAGGCATTTGGTAGAGAATGCCTTTTGCCGTTTGAAACATTTCCGAGCGATTGCCAGCCGTTACGATAAGCTCAAACGCAACTTTCACAGTACGGTTTTATTGGGGTGCATTGTGATGTGGTTACCTTTATGA
- the ppc gene encoding phosphoenolpyruvate carboxylase: MNHCPSPANTSETPVAIAGLQNLALLDNAKDAPLAADVAFLSTALQTVLADCTSAPVQHTIQALLSGQPPQQVVADALPQLNDDQLENLIRACSLFAQVLNIAEDAHHQRRRRAHECDDAAPSKSSFAHVLSLLQQHGTDAETLQQQLNHTTVAAVLTAHPTEVQRQTILNFHRQIRALLSERPTCTGKRSQQDLQRQVQTVLWSLWQTNETRHFKITVADEISNGVGYFPLSFFSAIPGVYRKMAAELQAAYPGTELPDLLHIGGWIGGDRDGNPFVSADTLHHAFAQQADAVFHFYRQQLSQLYSELSLSSRRVNVSEAVLAMSAASPDTERAREEEPYRRALAYILARLMGSAHALGLTLGCRFGLLAPYADADAFLADLSAIHESLSSHGSRPLAEGTLADLMRAASVFRFYLMPLDLRQHAGQHADTVADLFAHAGLEDFNALNESERQHALLRELASPRPLFNPHVQYSEQSTHELAIFQAAASIKARFGDSAIRQSIISNAEQPSDLLALALLLKESGLLRLQNGCPVSSINIVPLFETIDALQGCLKVMDTLFSLPWYRQLLASRDNVQEIMLGYSDSNKDGGYVTSQWSLYQAEYALVALFGRHQVRLRLFHGRGGSVGRGGGPAYEAILAQPAGSVAGQIRITEQGEVITAKYADADNAERNLETLVAATLDASLLPHRTEEPDAELMQALSEHAFAHYRQLITQPGFIDYFLQTSPIQEIASLNIGSRPASRKTLARIQDLRAIPWVFSWTQNRLMLPAWYGFGSAVTALTEHNSTALARLQHMAQHSAFFHAMLSNMDQVMAKADLNIARAYLTLAADTDTAAIIFAQIEAEFSRSRQALLQLLQRPQLLTDNRSLARSLALRMPYLNTLNWLQAALLQRLRQQPDNPHLLQLIHLTINGVAQGLRNTG, encoded by the coding sequence ATGAACCACTGCCCATCCCCCGCCAACACCAGCGAAACACCGGTGGCCATTGCCGGTTTGCAAAACCTGGCTCTGCTTGACAATGCCAAAGACGCACCGCTGGCCGCCGATGTGGCCTTTTTAAGCACCGCCTTGCAAACCGTGCTGGCCGACTGCACCAGTGCGCCGGTGCAACACACCATTCAAGCCCTGCTCAGCGGCCAGCCGCCGCAGCAAGTGGTGGCCGACGCGCTGCCGCAGCTCAACGACGACCAATTAGAAAACCTGATTCGCGCTTGCAGCCTGTTTGCGCAAGTGCTCAATATTGCCGAAGACGCCCACCACCAGCGCCGCCGCCGCGCCCACGAATGCGACGATGCCGCACCGAGCAAATCCTCGTTTGCCCATGTGCTGTCGCTGTTGCAGCAACACGGCACCGATGCCGAAACACTGCAACAACAGCTGAACCACACCACCGTGGCCGCCGTGCTCACCGCCCACCCCACCGAAGTGCAGCGGCAAACCATTCTCAATTTCCACCGTCAAATCCGCGCCCTTTTGAGCGAACGCCCCACCTGCACCGGCAAGCGCAGCCAGCAGGATTTACAGCGCCAAGTGCAAACCGTGCTGTGGTCGCTGTGGCAAACCAACGAAACCCGCCACTTCAAAATCACCGTGGCCGATGAAATCAGCAACGGCGTGGGCTATTTTCCGCTCAGCTTTTTCAGTGCCATCCCCGGCGTATACCGCAAAATGGCTGCCGAGCTTCAGGCAGCCTATCCCGGCACCGAGCTGCCCGATTTGCTGCACATCGGCGGCTGGATTGGCGGCGACCGCGACGGCAATCCCTTTGTGTCGGCCGACACCCTGCACCACGCCTTTGCCCAACAAGCCGATGCCGTATTCCATTTCTACCGCCAGCAGTTATCGCAGCTTTACAGCGAGCTGTCCTTGTCCAGCCGCCGCGTCAATGTAAGCGAAGCGGTGTTGGCCATGTCTGCCGCCTCACCCGACACCGAACGCGCCCGCGAAGAAGAGCCCTACCGCCGCGCTCTGGCCTATATTCTGGCGCGGCTGATGGGCAGCGCCCATGCTTTGGGGCTCACCCTCGGCTGCCGCTTCGGCCTACTGGCGCCTTATGCCGATGCCGATGCCTTTTTGGCCGATTTAAGCGCCATCCACGAATCCCTCAGCAGCCACGGCAGCCGCCCGCTGGCCGAAGGCACCTTGGCCGATTTGATGCGCGCCGCCTCGGTATTCCGCTTTTACCTGATGCCGCTGGATTTGCGCCAACACGCCGGCCAACACGCCGACACCGTGGCCGACCTGTTTGCCCATGCCGGTTTGGAAGACTTTAACGCGCTCAACGAAAGCGAGCGCCAACACGCCCTTTTGCGCGAGTTGGCCAGCCCGCGCCCCTTGTTTAACCCGCATGTGCAATACAGCGAACAAAGCACCCACGAATTGGCCATTTTCCAAGCCGCCGCCAGCATCAAAGCCCGCTTTGGCGACAGCGCCATCCGCCAAAGCATCATCTCCAATGCCGAGCAACCCAGCGATTTGCTCGCCCTGGCATTGCTGTTAAAAGAAAGCGGCTTGCTACGACTGCAAAACGGCTGCCCGGTGAGCAGCATCAATATTGTGCCGCTGTTTGAAACCATCGATGCCCTCCAAGGCTGCCTGAAAGTGATGGACACCTTGTTTTCCCTGCCTTGGTATCGCCAGCTGCTGGCCAGCCGCGATAATGTGCAGGAAATCATGCTCGGCTATTCCGACAGCAACAAAGACGGCGGTTACGTTACCAGCCAATGGTCGCTGTATCAGGCCGAATACGCCCTGGTGGCCTTGTTTGGCCGCCACCAAGTGCGCCTGCGCCTGTTTCATGGCCGCGGCGGCAGCGTTGGGCGCGGCGGCGGCCCCGCCTACGAAGCCATCCTTGCCCAACCGGCCGGCAGCGTGGCCGGGCAAATCCGCATCACCGAGCAAGGCGAAGTCATCACCGCCAAATACGCCGATGCCGACAACGCCGAGCGCAACCTCGAAACCTTGGTGGCCGCCACACTCGACGCCAGCCTGTTGCCGCACCGCACCGAAGAGCCGGATGCCGAATTGATGCAGGCCTTGTCCGAACACGCCTTTGCCCACTACCGCCAGCTCATCACCCAGCCCGGCTTTATCGACTACTTCCTGCAAACCAGCCCGATACAGGAAATCGCCAGCCTCAACATCGGCAGCCGCCCCGCCAGCCGCAAAACCTTAGCCCGCATTCAAGATTTACGCGCCATTCCGTGGGTGTTTTCGTGGACGCAAAACCGGCTGATGTTGCCCGCGTGGTACGGCTTTGGCAGCGCCGTGACCGCGCTGACCGAGCACAACAGCACGGCATTGGCGCGGCTGCAACACATGGCACAGCACAGCGCCTTTTTCCACGCCATGCTCTCCAATATGGATCAAGTAATGGCCAAAGCCGACCTCAACATCGCCCGCGCCTACCTCACCTTGGCCGCCGATACCGACACCGCTGCCATCATTTTTGCCCAAATCGAAGCCGAGTTCAGCCGCAGCCGCCAAGCCTTGTTGCAGCTGCTGCAACGCCCGCAGCTGCTCACCGACAACCGCAGCCTCGCCCGCTCGCTGGCCTTGCGGATGCCTTACCTCAACACCCTCAACTGGCTGCAAGCCGCCCTACTCCAACGCCTGCGCCAACAACCCGACAACCCGCACCTGCTGCAACTAATTCACCTCACCATCAACGGCGTGGCACAAGGCCTACGCAACACCGGTTAA
- the fic gene encoding protein adenylyltransferase Fic — translation MSTWKAEQAYNHLPLLPPKQDIESKAILRQCIRARAALAELKQAAELIPNQSMLINTLPIMEARASSEIENIVTTTDKLFQYMQTESQSADPATKEAMRYRSALLSGFQLLDKLPLSTKTAKLVCSEIKGRDMDIRQTSGTALRSNTSGQIIYMPPEGESLIRDKLANWEKFIHETHQDLDPLIVMAVTHYQFEAIHPFSDGNGRTGRILNSLLLIEKGLLGLPILYLSRYIIEHKADYYHLLLAVTSQSAWEEWILYMLEGVEDTAKWTIAKIEAIKKLSAHTKDYIQAALPSIYSHELVTLLFEQPYARILSLEKAGIAKRQTASRYLQALTEIGVLNEIHIGRDKLFIHPKLMDLLSGDNNQFTAYRRIA, via the coding sequence ATGAGCACTTGGAAAGCAGAACAAGCCTACAATCATCTGCCGCTGTTACCGCCAAAGCAGGATATTGAAAGCAAGGCGATTTTGCGACAGTGTATTAGGGCACGTGCAGCGCTGGCAGAGCTAAAACAAGCTGCCGAACTTATACCGAATCAAAGCATGCTGATTAACACACTGCCGATAATGGAAGCGCGTGCTAGCTCAGAGATTGAGAATATAGTCACCACTACAGACAAGCTTTTCCAATATATGCAAACAGAAAGCCAATCTGCAGACCCTGCCACTAAAGAAGCCATGCGATACCGCAGTGCCTTGCTGTCGGGCTTTCAATTGCTGGACAAATTGCCACTATCCACCAAAACAGCCAAGCTGGTGTGCAGCGAAATTAAAGGCCGTGATATGGACATACGCCAAACCAGCGGTACGGCCTTGCGTTCGAATACCAGCGGCCAAATCATCTATATGCCGCCAGAGGGTGAAAGTCTGATACGCGATAAATTAGCCAACTGGGAAAAATTCATACACGAAACCCATCAAGACTTAGATCCTCTGATTGTCATGGCCGTCACTCATTATCAATTTGAAGCCATTCACCCCTTTTCAGATGGCAATGGCCGAACAGGCCGTATATTGAACAGTCTGTTGCTGATTGAAAAAGGGTTGCTTGGGCTACCCATTCTTTATTTGAGCCGCTATATCATTGAGCATAAGGCCGATTATTACCACCTTTTGCTGGCCGTTACCAGCCAATCCGCATGGGAAGAGTGGATTTTATACATGTTGGAGGGCGTAGAAGATACTGCAAAATGGACAATTGCCAAAATTGAGGCTATCAAAAAGCTGTCCGCCCACACCAAAGATTATATTCAGGCAGCCTTACCATCCATTTACAGCCATGAGCTTGTGACTTTATTGTTTGAACAGCCCTATGCTCGCATTCTTAGCCTTGAGAAAGCAGGCATTGCCAAACGGCAAACAGCATCAAGGTATCTTCAGGCATTAACAGAAATCGGTGTTTTAAATGAAATTCATATTGGCAGAGATAAGCTATTTATTCATCCAAAATTGATGGATTTATTGAGCGGTGATAACAACCAATTTACGGCATATCGCCGCATAGCCTAA